A single Pedobacter sp. PACM 27299 DNA region contains:
- a CDS encoding aminotransferase-like domain-containing protein, giving the protein MKKESLYLKIAKVMEEQIATETLKLGDKLPSIRMVQKLYNVSINTAKQAYLELESKSLIEPRSKSGYFVSKASMRKFSLPSVGKMKSSNQEKEPVDLISKVFNTLNDKEITQFSLGVPANSMLPIAKLNKGVISAIRRMEDGGTAYEPVEGSTNLRRTLAKWSFVLEGKLTEHDIVTTSGAMNAIFNCLMAVTKPGDTVAVESPVYFGIHQIIKSLGLKAIEIPTHPVTGIDLEAVKKVLPRLNACCFISNFSNPLGCLMPDEHKKELVSMLTEYDIPLIEDDLYGNLFFGTERPKPCKYYDEAGIVMWCGSVSKTLAPGYRVGWVAPGKYKEKIIRQKLVQTISTPSMYQEVIADFMEHGGYDHHLRTLRSKLYTNCLKYQGAIEAYFPSNTKISQPQGGFMLWLELDKKIDTAELFDQAIKQKISFAPGRMFTQYNQYNNCMRLNFALDWNEKLESDIKRLGRLVKASM; this is encoded by the coding sequence ATGAAAAAGGAATCATTATACCTTAAAATCGCAAAAGTGATGGAGGAGCAGATTGCAACTGAGACCCTAAAACTAGGGGACAAGCTGCCATCGATCCGTATGGTTCAAAAACTCTATAATGTCAGCATAAATACGGCTAAACAAGCCTATTTAGAACTGGAAAGTAAGTCGCTGATTGAGCCAAGGTCTAAATCCGGTTATTTTGTGAGTAAAGCTTCCATGAGAAAGTTTTCATTGCCTTCTGTAGGTAAAATGAAAAGTTCCAACCAGGAAAAGGAGCCAGTAGATTTAATCAGCAAGGTTTTTAACACGCTGAATGATAAAGAAATTACTCAGTTTTCATTAGGTGTGCCGGCGAATAGTATGCTGCCTATTGCAAAATTAAACAAAGGCGTGATCAGTGCCATTCGTAGAATGGAAGATGGAGGAACGGCTTATGAGCCTGTAGAGGGGAGTACCAATTTGAGAAGAACCCTTGCCAAATGGTCATTTGTATTGGAAGGCAAGCTAACTGAGCATGATATCGTTACCACATCTGGTGCGATGAATGCTATTTTTAACTGCCTGATGGCGGTGACCAAGCCCGGTGATACCGTGGCAGTTGAAAGCCCTGTTTATTTTGGGATCCATCAAATTATAAAATCGCTGGGTTTAAAAGCGATTGAGATTCCTACACATCCGGTTACTGGGATAGACTTAGAAGCGGTTAAGAAAGTACTTCCACGGTTAAATGCCTGCTGTTTCATCAGCAATTTCAGCAATCCATTAGGTTGTTTGATGCCCGACGAACATAAAAAGGAACTGGTCAGCATGCTGACGGAATATGATATTCCACTGATCGAAGACGATCTCTATGGGAATTTATTCTTCGGCACAGAACGACCAAAACCCTGTAAATACTATGATGAGGCAGGTATTGTGATGTGGTGCGGTTCTGTATCTAAAACATTAGCTCCGGGATATCGGGTAGGCTGGGTGGCTCCCGGGAAATATAAAGAAAAGATCATCAGACAAAAGTTAGTTCAAACGATTTCTACGCCTTCGATGTATCAGGAAGTGATTGCTGATTTCATGGAACATGGTGGTTACGACCACCATTTACGAACTTTGAGAAGTAAACTTTACACCAATTGTTTGAAATACCAAGGGGCAATTGAAGCGTATTTTCCTTCCAATACCAAAATATCACAGCCTCAGGGTGGTTTTATGCTTTGGTTGGAATTAGATAAGAAAATAGATACAGCTGAATTATTTGACCAGGCGATCAAGCAAAAGATCAGTTTTGCACCTGGCAGGATGTTCACGCAATACAATCAATACAACAATTGTATGCGATTGAATTTTGCTTTAGACTGGAATGAAAAACTCGAGTCCGACATCAAGCGCTTAGGTCGATTGGTTAAAGCAAGTATGTAA
- a CDS encoding pentapeptide repeat-containing protein has protein sequence MNESNIVHEDKTFTAINYSEKRLENREFMRCEFVNCDFSKSDLSRNDFMDCQFKQCNFSLTVVTGTGFKDVTFTGCKVLGIDFSKCNKFLFSFEFQQCHLDYSTFYGTKLRKTKFTDCSLKETDFEEADLTSSTFHNCDLSGATFVRSILEKADFRTARNFSLDPAVNKVKQAKFSSMNLAGLLYQYNLDISFDH, from the coding sequence ATGAACGAATCAAATATCGTCCACGAGGACAAAACTTTTACTGCGATCAATTATTCAGAAAAACGATTAGAGAATAGAGAATTTATGCGATGTGAGTTTGTAAATTGTGATTTCTCTAAAAGTGATTTAAGTCGCAATGACTTTATGGATTGTCAGTTTAAACAGTGTAATTTTTCATTAACAGTGGTCACTGGTACTGGATTTAAGGATGTTACTTTTACTGGCTGCAAAGTACTGGGAATAGATTTTTCTAAATGTAATAAATTCCTTTTTTCCTTCGAATTTCAGCAGTGTCATTTGGATTATTCCACTTTTTACGGCACCAAACTGCGTAAAACAAAATTCACCGACTGCTCACTTAAAGAAACTGATTTTGAAGAGGCAGATTTAACTTCCAGTACATTCCACAATTGTGACCTTTCAGGAGCAACATTTGTCAGGTCCATTCTTGAAAAAGCAGACTTCCGTACAGCAAGAAATTTCAGTCTTGATCCGGCAGTAAATAAGGTAAAACAGGCGAAATTCTCGTCGATGAACCTGGCTGGACTACTGTATCAATACAATCTGGACATCAGCTTCGATCATTAG
- a CDS encoding ribosomal maturation YjgA family protein, with protein MKRQNSNLKKRLICGLLIIIVIITGLLSRKTILIPAITGDALYAVMMFLMIKFLLINTDYRKIGIISLSICFLIEFSQLYNAPWINQIRNNTFGALVLGHGFLWTDLLAYAVGTLACLLLSKNFRK; from the coding sequence ATGAAACGACAAAACAGCAATCTTAAAAAGCGACTTATTTGCGGGCTATTGATCATTATCGTCATCATTACAGGGCTGCTCTCCAGAAAAACGATACTAATACCAGCGATTACAGGTGATGCATTGTATGCGGTGATGATGTTTCTGATGATTAAATTTCTGCTCATTAATACAGATTACCGTAAAATCGGCATCATCAGTTTATCAATATGTTTTCTGATTGAATTTAGTCAGCTTTACAATGCGCCCTGGATCAACCAGATTAGGAACAACACTTTTGGTGCATTGGTGTTGGGGCATGGCTTTCTATGGACTGATCTGCTTGCTTATGCAGTAGGTACGCTGGCTTGTTTACTGCTATCTAAAAACTTCAGAAAATAA